Proteins encoded by one window of Geobacter sp. DSM 9736:
- a CDS encoding flagellar hook assembly protein FlgD → MVNDATAVTSATAGAAAMKKATGMNKDDFLQLFVTQLKNQDPLKPQDSSEFIGQLAQLTQVEQSYNTNTNLGKLLAAANGAQEMSAVSFIGKSVVAEGGGFSLKTGDTPTLGFRLPAQAKKVLVEIRDVAGKLVRTLTAGTTPAGDGVISWDGKDGNNRAVPPGTYGYAVTATGSDDKKFDGKPLMSGRVEAVTLEGDEPMLTVSGMDVPLSTVLSVKGAT, encoded by the coding sequence ATGGTGAACGATGCAACAGCAGTTACCAGCGCAACGGCTGGAGCGGCCGCCATGAAGAAGGCGACGGGAATGAACAAGGACGACTTCCTTCAGCTGTTCGTAACGCAGCTGAAAAACCAGGATCCGCTCAAGCCTCAGGACAGCTCGGAGTTTATCGGCCAACTGGCGCAGCTGACCCAGGTGGAACAGTCCTACAATACCAACACTAACTTGGGAAAACTGCTTGCCGCAGCTAATGGAGCACAGGAAATGTCAGCTGTTTCCTTTATAGGCAAGAGCGTCGTCGCAGAAGGTGGGGGATTCAGCCTTAAAACCGGGGATACCCCGACTCTGGGCTTCCGTCTGCCCGCACAGGCCAAAAAAGTTCTCGTCGAGATTCGGGATGTCGCCGGGAAGCTCGTACGCACTCTCACCGCGGGCACGACACCGGCAGGAGACGGTGTCATTAGCTGGGACGGCAAAGACGGCAACAACAGGGCCGTTCCTCCGGGGACATACGGTTATGCCGTCACTGCAACAGGTAGCGATGACAAGAAGTTTGACGGAAAGCCGCTCATGTCCGGCAGGGTTGAGGCCGTGACTCTCGAAGGGGACGAACCGATGCTCACGGTGAGCGGGATGGACGTGCCACTTTCAACAGTGTTGTCGGTGAAAGGAGCGACGTAG
- a CDS encoding FliH/SctL family protein has product MMSSSKVIKSERLAEHAISSVMYAVLSSETSTVRGTCEDDFIPLLFAPAGEVPEPAPEAQEQFSADPAVSSEEMAVIVEQELQQRLQEVYQRGVDEGRQAAERGLANVFKSLREGIAAITGLREKVLRESEDDLLKLAIMVARKIIQQEISHDPQILANIISAAIGVCTELDKINIRLNPNDYQLVIADRERYLSGTGSDARITLTPDESIVSGGCMVETVTGTIDARIDVQLEEIYRKFMEERGMPGVPSTIEDSQNDDAKS; this is encoded by the coding sequence ATGATGTCCTCGTCTAAGGTCATCAAGTCGGAACGGCTTGCGGAGCACGCAATCAGCAGTGTCATGTACGCGGTACTTTCCAGCGAAACGTCTACTGTCCGAGGAACCTGTGAAGACGACTTCATTCCGCTCCTTTTCGCTCCTGCAGGTGAGGTTCCGGAACCAGCTCCCGAGGCGCAGGAGCAGTTTTCTGCGGACCCTGCAGTTTCGTCGGAAGAGATGGCTGTAATTGTCGAACAGGAGCTGCAGCAGAGATTGCAGGAGGTCTATCAGAGAGGGGTGGATGAAGGTCGCCAGGCCGCGGAGCGTGGGCTCGCCAATGTATTCAAATCTCTTCGGGAAGGGATTGCAGCAATTACCGGCCTGCGCGAAAAGGTGCTGCGAGAGAGCGAAGACGACCTGTTAAAGCTCGCCATCATGGTTGCAAGAAAGATCATCCAGCAGGAGATCAGTCATGATCCGCAAATACTCGCCAATATCATTTCAGCGGCCATAGGTGTATGCACTGAACTCGACAAGATCAACATTCGCCTGAATCCCAACGACTACCAGCTGGTGATCGCTGACCGGGAGCGCTATCTTTCGGGTACGGGAAGCGATGCCCGCATTACCCTTACTCCCGATGAAAGCATCGTTTCCGGGGGGTGCATGGTGGAGACGGTCACTGGGACCATAGATGCCCGCATTGACGTTCAACTGGAAGAAATCTACCGGAAATTCATGGAAGAGCGGGGGATGCCCGGGGTGCCGTCGACCATAGAGGATAGTCAGAATGATGACGCAAAAAGTTGA
- the fliL gene encoding flagellar basal body-associated protein FliL — MAKDDQAKDDKPADNKMKLYIIIAAAVVVVAVVVAVLLSGGKGEKGEEKEKPAEAKAGHGEAKPGEKGVVANIYALEPFIVNVYDGQEMRYLKVKVEFETAGAEAKAEVEARQSPLRDAILVLLTTKTMQDIQDLQGKNQLRDEILTAANKILPPGKVTRVYFTDFVVQ, encoded by the coding sequence ATGGCAAAAGACGATCAGGCCAAGGACGACAAGCCTGCCGACAATAAGATGAAGCTGTACATCATCATCGCAGCAGCGGTGGTTGTCGTGGCGGTGGTGGTCGCCGTTCTTCTCTCCGGCGGGAAGGGAGAGAAGGGGGAAGAGAAGGAAAAACCTGCGGAGGCGAAGGCGGGGCACGGTGAGGCAAAGCCGGGTGAAAAGGGCGTGGTTGCAAATATTTATGCGCTTGAACCCTTTATAGTCAACGTTTATGACGGCCAGGAGATGAGGTACCTGAAGGTGAAGGTTGAGTTCGAGACAGCCGGCGCTGAAGCCAAAGCGGAAGTCGAGGCTAGGCAGTCGCCTCTGCGTGACGCAATCCTTGTGCTGCTCACGACAAAGACCATGCAGGACATCCAGGACCTGCAGGGGAAGAACCAGTTGCGTGACGAGATCCTTACAGCGGCCAACAAGATTCTTCCCCCGGGTAAGGTTACCAGGGTCTACTTCACCGATTTCGTAGTCCAGTAA
- the fliJ gene encoding flagellar export protein FliJ: MQKRGFELERILNFRQEIEKVRKLEFNAARNEYKRAEERLKREEEEADRLALEFTGKQSAGVLASELQLYANFSSKKSVDIKLQRHNLHCLDRNVTEKRETLLEAAKDKKVLEAFKDKKLTAHRQELSEKERAFLDEIAIQRNRAK, from the coding sequence ATGCAGAAGCGAGGATTTGAGCTGGAGAGGATTCTGAATTTTCGGCAGGAAATCGAGAAGGTCCGCAAGCTGGAGTTCAATGCGGCGAGAAATGAATATAAGCGCGCAGAGGAGCGCCTTAAGCGGGAAGAAGAGGAAGCCGACCGGCTGGCGCTTGAATTTACAGGCAAGCAATCGGCGGGGGTGCTTGCATCGGAGTTGCAGCTCTACGCCAACTTTTCAAGCAAGAAGAGCGTGGACATCAAGCTCCAGCGGCACAACCTCCATTGTCTTGACCGCAACGTGACCGAGAAGCGAGAGACGCTGCTCGAGGCAGCGAAGGATAAAAAGGTTCTGGAGGCCTTCAAGGACAAGAAGCTGACGGCGCACCGGCAGGAGTTGTCGGAGAAGGAGCGTGCGTTTCTTGATGAAATAGCTATCCAGAGAAACCGCGCTAAGTGA
- a CDS encoding TIGR02530 family flagellar biosynthesis protein, with product MIDKILFPEPLTIGQAQKPNAKTQRPGEQNPDFANILGQKLPAGEVKFSQHAQERLRARGISLSETDMKQLQGAVESVAQKGGRESLIMLGDAALVVSVKNRTVITAMDRGSMQGNVFTNIDSAVVI from the coding sequence ATGATCGACAAAATCCTTTTTCCCGAACCGTTAACCATCGGGCAGGCACAGAAGCCCAATGCGAAAACGCAGCGTCCCGGGGAGCAGAACCCGGATTTCGCCAACATTCTCGGCCAGAAGTTGCCTGCCGGAGAGGTGAAATTCAGCCAGCATGCCCAGGAACGGCTTCGGGCACGCGGAATCAGCTTGAGCGAAACCGATATGAAGCAGCTACAGGGAGCAGTGGAAAGCGTCGCACAGAAGGGTGGGAGAGAATCACTCATCATGCTTGGCGATGCAGCTCTGGTGGTCAGTGTCAAGAATCGGACAGTTATTACTGCAATGGACAGAGGAAGCATGCAGGGAAATGTTTTTACTAACATAGATTCTGCGGTGGTTATCTGA
- a CDS encoding flagellar hook protein FlgE, translating to MGITSALYTGISGLAAQGEAMTVIGNNISNVNTTGFKSGRMLFSDVLSSTISGGSQVGRGVQIQGVENLFSQGSFESTQSSTDLAIQGDSFFMLQSPSGRFYSRAGAFHFDRDNILVNPEGMQVLGTGIIPATGQSNGVLGPINLTNFATTPPRLTSSVEMNFNLDSTATVPAAFNPANPVATSNFSTSLTVYDSQGNPHTATTYFRKTGANAWDTHTIIPDATTVNGVPGNQINGSLTFNAAGALTAQVPAAGAAQNIGFPGGVTTPQPITFDMGIGASTQYASASIINQQTQDGYYQGSLVKVTVDDKGFVSGTYSNGQLQKIAQVALASFTAPIGLSKVGGSLFEETLASGQPQISSASTPGVGKVLSNSLEQSNVDMASEFVKMITTQRAYSANSKTITTTDEMMQEVLNLKR from the coding sequence ATGGGTATTACTTCAGCGCTTTACACAGGCATCAGCGGTCTCGCCGCCCAGGGCGAAGCGATGACCGTCATCGGCAACAACATCTCCAATGTCAACACGACCGGATTCAAGTCGGGTCGCATGCTATTCTCCGACGTCCTCTCCAGCACCATCTCGGGAGGATCACAGGTGGGGCGCGGCGTGCAGATTCAAGGTGTGGAGAATCTTTTTAGCCAAGGGTCCTTCGAAAGCACCCAGAGCAGTACCGACCTTGCCATCCAGGGAGATTCCTTCTTCATGCTGCAGAGCCCTTCAGGGCGCTTCTACTCCAGGGCCGGCGCTTTCCACTTTGATAGGGACAACATTCTGGTGAATCCGGAGGGCATGCAGGTGCTCGGGACTGGCATCATTCCGGCAACTGGGCAGTCCAACGGCGTTCTCGGACCCATCAACCTCACCAACTTTGCGACGACGCCGCCACGGCTCACCTCTTCGGTTGAGATGAACTTCAACCTCGACTCCACCGCGACCGTCCCAGCCGCCTTCAATCCGGCAAATCCGGTCGCTACCTCCAACTTCTCCACTAGCCTTACTGTCTACGATTCCCAGGGCAATCCGCACACTGCCACCACCTACTTTCGCAAGACCGGTGCCAACGCCTGGGATACTCACACGATCATTCCCGATGCCACTACTGTCAATGGAGTTCCGGGGAATCAGATCAACGGCAGCCTCACGTTCAATGCTGCCGGTGCGCTGACGGCCCAGGTACCTGCGGCGGGTGCGGCTCAAAACATAGGATTTCCCGGTGGGGTAACGACTCCGCAGCCGATCACCTTCGATATGGGAATCGGTGCTTCCACCCAGTATGCAAGCGCGTCTATCATAAACCAGCAGACTCAGGACGGTTACTACCAGGGAAGCCTCGTCAAAGTAACCGTGGATGATAAAGGCTTCGTCAGCGGTACCTACTCCAATGGGCAGTTGCAGAAAATCGCCCAGGTAGCGCTTGCGAGCTTCACTGCTCCAATTGGTCTCTCCAAGGTCGGGGGCTCGTTATTCGAGGAGACACTTGCCTCCGGACAGCCGCAGATATCGAGCGCAAGCACACCCGGGGTCGGCAAGGTGCTGTCCAACTCATTGGAGCAGAGCAACGTGGATATGGCTTCAGAGTTCGTGAAGATGATCACGACCCAACGCGCGTATTCGGCCAACTCAAAAACCATTACCACTACCGACGAGATGATGCAGGAGGTCCTGAATCTGAAACGGTAG
- a CDS encoding flagellar hook-length control protein FliK: MEIMMQMMPQLPVLPGQDAVQAPAVGSGIAEKGEMLFDLLFAKLVQEKGEAGILAADGSSQAEEPVKDEQSSEESLTAAIPLEVWADVAVAAMSTATGATTVSAAAAPAEGEQSILSVPVEAQERKQGKQEVAGERVPQPSFNGTHREVAQQAASTAMSQAPAVQPEEIETNTHLPAERMLEQKPTQQSGETAEVSLHANYKPEAGNEKVVTGRPATGGIEGRQTQEPVDVSMQKEPSAAVTASQAKSNTTTVFPPVDGQVQGPEVKRDQAAVASGLLRNDGQGAAPMEITVEVPATETKAPEAVGMAGHTPEQVPETPAQTAHPVLPEMQKVTEVQARQLQTEKGPVDHEQIMAQVKEQLEFQPMTKDQGEVTLKLRPAELGELKIRLQMADQVLKVEIVAQNQTVKDALMQNMDTLRETLSRQNITMDRFAVSTGGQGPEQGFREGKRTGRTRSYPSLNAATGVAGADDAPTVATHWKARGSSLIDLRL; encoded by the coding sequence ATGGAGATAATGATGCAAATGATGCCGCAATTGCCGGTTCTGCCTGGACAGGATGCAGTGCAGGCGCCTGCAGTGGGCTCTGGGATTGCGGAGAAGGGAGAGATGCTGTTCGATCTCCTCTTTGCGAAGCTGGTGCAGGAAAAAGGAGAGGCTGGGATTCTCGCGGCAGACGGGTCGTCACAAGCAGAAGAGCCCGTAAAGGATGAGCAGTCGTCGGAAGAATCTTTAACGGCAGCCATCCCTTTGGAAGTATGGGCGGACGTTGCTGTGGCTGCCATGTCAACCGCTACCGGAGCGACTACAGTATCTGCTGCAGCCGCTCCCGCTGAAGGGGAGCAATCCATTCTTTCTGTGCCTGTCGAAGCTCAAGAGCGGAAACAGGGGAAGCAGGAGGTCGCAGGGGAGAGGGTACCCCAGCCTTCTTTTAATGGCACGCATCGTGAGGTTGCACAACAAGCCGCTTCAACAGCCATGTCCCAAGCACCCGCTGTACAGCCGGAAGAGATAGAAACCAATACTCATCTTCCGGCAGAAAGGATGCTTGAGCAGAAGCCGACGCAGCAATCAGGCGAAACGGCAGAGGTAAGCCTGCATGCGAATTACAAGCCGGAGGCAGGAAATGAGAAAGTCGTAACCGGCAGACCAGCAACGGGCGGTATCGAGGGTCGGCAGACCCAGGAGCCGGTCGATGTCAGCATGCAGAAAGAACCTTCGGCGGCAGTAACGGCATCACAGGCCAAGAGCAACACCACCACGGTGTTTCCTCCTGTGGACGGACAGGTCCAGGGGCCTGAGGTAAAGCGGGATCAGGCGGCGGTTGCTTCGGGCCTGTTACGTAATGATGGGCAGGGTGCCGCTCCTATGGAAATCACGGTGGAAGTGCCTGCGACAGAGACGAAGGCACCCGAAGCTGTGGGAATGGCCGGACACACGCCGGAACAGGTGCCGGAGACCCCGGCACAAACGGCGCATCCGGTGCTTCCAGAGATGCAGAAGGTGACCGAAGTACAGGCACGGCAGCTCCAGACGGAGAAGGGACCGGTAGACCATGAGCAGATCATGGCGCAGGTGAAGGAACAGCTCGAATTCCAACCGATGACCAAGGACCAGGGAGAGGTGACCCTGAAGCTGCGCCCGGCGGAGCTTGGCGAGCTGAAGATCAGGCTGCAGATGGCGGATCAGGTGCTCAAGGTGGAAATCGTCGCGCAGAACCAGACGGTGAAGGATGCCCTCATGCAGAACATGGACACCCTTCGTGAAACCCTGTCCCGCCAAAACATCACCATGGACAGGTTCGCTGTTTCAACCGGAGGCCAAGGCCCCGAGCAGGGGTTCCGGGAGGGGAAACGTACCGGCAGGACGCGTTCCTATCCCTCTCTGAACGCGGCGACTGGAGTTGCCGGAGCGGACGATGCGCCAACAGTGGCAACCCACTGGAAGGCGAGGGGAAGCTCGTTGATTGATCTAAGATTATAG
- the fliG gene encoding flagellar motor switch protein FliG produces MTGTEKAAILLLYVGTEATSKVFQHMEDSEIKKISQAMANLGHVTLPVIQEVVEEFTQITNPESGFFSQGDEFVRKILEKALGPQKAEMLLQELSTSNFGDLEDILANMDPKTIANFLSQEHPQTIAVIVAKLRPKQTSEIISHLPQELQAEVVIRIADVDQVSPEILSDIDDVIRKELTAMGGIQRFKVGGVEKVVEMFNHLDRSREKRILDSLDVMNPPLAEAIRKHLFTFDDIFKLDDRTIQGIMREVSNDTLTLAIKASSEEVREKVFRNISSRAAEMIKEDIEVMGPVRLSDVEKAQTEIIKIVRKMEEEGKVVLAGRGADDVLV; encoded by the coding sequence CTGACAGGTACCGAAAAAGCAGCGATCCTCCTTCTATATGTGGGGACTGAAGCTACGAGCAAGGTCTTTCAGCACATGGAAGACAGCGAGATCAAGAAGATTAGCCAGGCAATGGCCAATCTTGGCCACGTGACTCTGCCTGTTATACAGGAGGTTGTGGAGGAGTTCACACAGATAACAAATCCTGAATCCGGATTCTTCTCCCAAGGGGACGAATTCGTTCGGAAGATTCTGGAGAAAGCGCTCGGTCCGCAGAAGGCGGAGATGCTCCTACAGGAGCTGAGTACTTCCAATTTCGGCGATCTGGAAGACATCCTTGCGAACATGGACCCGAAGACCATCGCCAACTTTCTGAGTCAGGAGCACCCGCAGACCATAGCAGTTATTGTAGCCAAGCTCCGCCCAAAGCAGACAAGCGAGATCATCAGCCATCTTCCCCAGGAGCTCCAGGCCGAGGTCGTTATCCGGATTGCAGATGTAGACCAGGTTTCACCAGAGATTCTTTCGGACATCGACGATGTAATCAGGAAAGAGCTGACCGCCATGGGAGGGATTCAGCGGTTCAAGGTCGGTGGCGTCGAAAAGGTCGTCGAGATGTTCAACCACCTGGACAGGAGCAGGGAGAAGCGCATCCTCGACAGCCTCGACGTGATGAACCCGCCTCTTGCCGAGGCAATCAGAAAGCACCTGTTTACCTTCGACGACATCTTCAAGCTCGACGACCGCACGATCCAGGGGATCATGCGCGAGGTTTCCAACGATACTCTGACGCTGGCCATAAAAGCGTCCAGCGAAGAGGTAAGGGAGAAGGTCTTCCGCAACATCTCCAGCCGTGCGGCGGAGATGATCAAAGAGGACATCGAGGTGATGGGTCCCGTACGGCTCTCTGACGTGGAAAAGGCACAGACGGAAATCATCAAGATCGTGCGGAAGATGGAAGAGGAAGGGAAGGTTGTATTGGCAGGCCGTGGAGCGGATGATGTCCTCGTCTAA
- the fliF gene encoding flagellar basal-body MS-ring/collar protein FliF, which translates to MPESLSRLFEPFLALPPAKRWIVGGVVALSVVAFAVMIMVANKTDYKPLFANLTSEDAGEIVKKLKEQKIPFQIASDGKAVLVPADKVYDLRLSLASEGLPQGGGIGFEIFDRKNFGMTEFVQKLNYQRALQGELARTISQISGVEQARVHLAIPEKSLFMENEKPATASIVLKMKANRSLRENDVQGIVHLAASSVEGLEPEHVTVLDGRGKVLSRISPSDATSKMTSTMQETQRAYEKSMEERLQSLLDKVVGAERSVARVSATFDFKQVEKYEERYDPDSAAVRSEQRSEEKDSGTNVAAGVPGVQTNLGRTAPGSGMTGGGSRSDETLNYEVSRSTARTIEPVGTLSKVSVAILVDGKYEAPAAQKGGATAAKLKYQPRTGEELQKIEALVKSAVGFSAERGDQVTVANIPFQEMEEVGETSPAWWSAPVFVSLLKNGLIGLGFLALLLFVVRPLLKALRPESLPQFEPLESPEEQVQKMLAAQKAKIASQSVNQLELIEKVKQEPYQTSQVLKNWIESKNKA; encoded by the coding sequence ATGCCGGAGAGTCTGAGCAGATTATTTGAACCATTTTTGGCCCTTCCTCCGGCGAAACGCTGGATTGTTGGCGGAGTAGTAGCTCTTTCCGTCGTGGCTTTCGCTGTCATGATCATGGTTGCCAACAAGACGGATTACAAGCCGCTGTTTGCCAACCTAACCAGTGAAGATGCCGGCGAAATAGTCAAAAAACTGAAGGAACAGAAGATCCCGTTTCAGATTGCGTCTGACGGCAAGGCCGTCCTCGTGCCTGCTGACAAGGTCTACGACCTGCGGCTCTCGCTTGCTTCGGAAGGACTTCCCCAGGGAGGTGGAATAGGCTTCGAAATTTTTGACCGGAAAAACTTCGGCATGACGGAGTTCGTGCAGAAACTGAATTATCAGAGAGCTCTTCAGGGGGAACTCGCACGAACCATATCCCAGATTTCCGGGGTCGAACAGGCCAGGGTACATCTTGCCATTCCCGAAAAATCCTTGTTTATGGAAAACGAAAAACCGGCGACAGCCTCCATAGTTCTAAAGATGAAAGCTAACCGGTCACTTAGAGAAAACGACGTACAGGGGATCGTTCACCTTGCGGCATCTTCGGTGGAGGGGCTTGAGCCTGAGCATGTCACCGTACTAGATGGACGCGGCAAAGTTCTGAGCAGGATTTCTCCCTCCGATGCAACCAGCAAGATGACGAGCACAATGCAGGAGACTCAGCGCGCCTACGAGAAAAGTATGGAAGAGCGCCTGCAGTCATTGCTGGACAAGGTTGTCGGAGCAGAAAGGTCAGTTGCACGGGTATCGGCGACCTTCGATTTCAAGCAGGTCGAGAAGTACGAGGAGAGATACGACCCAGATTCTGCGGCAGTGCGCAGCGAGCAGCGAAGCGAGGAAAAGGATAGCGGGACCAATGTCGCCGCTGGAGTGCCGGGAGTACAAACCAACCTGGGCAGAACAGCCCCGGGCTCCGGCATGACAGGTGGCGGTTCACGGAGCGACGAGACTCTCAATTACGAGGTTAGCCGTTCCACGGCTCGCACTATCGAACCTGTTGGAACGCTTTCCAAAGTTTCGGTGGCTATCCTCGTGGATGGGAAATATGAAGCTCCTGCTGCCCAAAAGGGGGGCGCAACCGCGGCAAAGCTGAAATACCAGCCCAGGACGGGGGAGGAGTTGCAGAAGATCGAAGCGCTCGTCAAAAGCGCAGTCGGATTCAGTGCTGAACGCGGCGATCAGGTCACCGTTGCAAACATCCCCTTCCAGGAGATGGAAGAGGTAGGTGAAACCTCTCCTGCCTGGTGGAGCGCTCCAGTGTTCGTGTCACTGTTGAAAAACGGCCTGATCGGCCTCGGATTCCTTGCGCTGCTCCTATTCGTCGTAAGGCCGCTTCTGAAGGCATTGAGGCCTGAAAGTCTGCCGCAGTTCGAGCCGCTGGAGTCGCCGGAAGAGCAGGTGCAGAAAATGCTCGCAGCTCAAAAAGCGAAAATTGCTAGCCAGTCGGTGAACCAGCTCGAACTTATTGAGAAGGTGAAGCAGGAACCTTATCAGACATCGCAGGTCCTGAAAAACTGGATCGAGAGCAAGAACAAGGCTTAG
- the fliM gene encoding flagellar motor switch protein FliM, whose protein sequence is MENILSKEEIEALLSAVFEGKIDPEKELAREGGGVSNYNLFSTDPNKGFVPNLDIIYDGFIRYNRGNMSARLRKLVEYRKVGAKVLKFEDFLQTLPSPVCMAIYKIDPLKGASLIAMDSTLVFTIVDSILGGTGKPNIPQNNRLFTSIELRLMEKIVRDMLTDMEKAWAPLHATRMNLLKMEVNPRMVSIVPSEYQVITMSLEIQVEATTGTMVFAVPYMTIDPIRDKLKSGSHFDLLAVDPQWSYRLSAELTEAPLDVSVEMGRAKITMAELLHLAPGDTILLEDRPNQNELTVKVAGVDKFSGIAGVRNGNKAARISGVLNRGGVQ, encoded by the coding sequence ATGGAAAACATTCTGAGCAAGGAAGAAATAGAAGCCCTTCTGTCGGCTGTGTTTGAGGGGAAGATCGACCCGGAAAAGGAGCTGGCGCGGGAGGGAGGAGGAGTATCCAACTACAATCTCTTCTCCACCGATCCGAACAAGGGCTTTGTCCCCAATCTGGACATAATCTACGACGGCTTTATCCGCTACAACCGCGGTAACATGTCGGCGCGTCTGCGGAAGCTGGTGGAATACCGGAAGGTAGGGGCGAAGGTGCTCAAGTTCGAGGATTTTCTCCAGACGCTTCCCTCACCGGTCTGCATGGCGATCTATAAAATCGATCCTCTCAAGGGTGCCTCACTCATCGCAATGGACAGCACTCTCGTTTTCACGATCGTCGACAGCATCCTGGGGGGGACGGGAAAGCCGAATATTCCACAAAACAACAGGCTGTTTACATCCATCGAGCTGCGGCTTATGGAAAAGATAGTCAGAGACATGCTTACCGATATGGAAAAGGCTTGGGCACCTCTTCACGCCACACGCATGAACCTGTTGAAGATGGAAGTTAACCCCCGGATGGTGAGCATTGTTCCCTCGGAATACCAGGTCATAACGATGTCGCTTGAAATTCAGGTAGAAGCCACCACTGGCACCATGGTCTTTGCCGTGCCCTATATGACAATAGACCCGATCCGGGACAAGCTGAAGAGCGGGTCCCATTTTGATTTGCTGGCGGTAGATCCGCAGTGGTCGTACCGGCTGTCTGCCGAATTGACGGAAGCCCCTCTCGATGTCTCGGTTGAGATGGGAAGGGCAAAAATAACGATGGCGGAACTCCTCCACCTCGCGCCTGGCGACACCATTCTGTTGGAGGATCGGCCGAACCAGAACGAACTGACGGTAAAAGTAGCGGGAGTGGACAAGTTTTCAGGGATCGCCGGAGTGCGTAACGGCAACAAGGCAGCACGTATCAGTGGAGTATTGAACAGGGGAGGCGTGCAGTGA
- the fliI gene encoding flagellar protein export ATPase FliI, which produces MMTQKVDLSRYMPGVESVRQIRFLGKVTQVVGLVIEGYCPDTAVGTLCEVHPHEGSPIPAEVVGFRDNKTLLMPLGELRGVGLGSLISVRRKKATLKVGPGLLGRVVNGLGAPIDERGPVIANEEYPIYATPVNPMKRAPIRKPLDLGIRAINGLLTCGEGQRVGIMAGSGVGKSTLLGMIARYTEADVNVIALIGERGRELREFIEKDLQEEGLKKSVVVVATSDQPPLVRMRGAFIATTIAEYFQAQGKKVLLMMDSATRFAMAMREVGLAIGEPPTTKGYTPSVFAALPKLLERSGNFREGSITGLYTVLVEGDDFNEPISDAMRSILDGHILLSRDLAERNIYPPIDVLASASRVMMDVTEKGQQELVGKFKELMATYRQSEDLINIGAYKPGSNPKIDEAIGKMEEMMAYQRQGVHDAVSFDQAVAGLESVFGRQ; this is translated from the coding sequence ATGATGACGCAAAAAGTTGACCTGTCCCGGTACATGCCCGGTGTCGAGTCTGTCAGGCAGATACGGTTCCTCGGAAAAGTGACGCAGGTAGTAGGACTGGTCATCGAAGGATACTGCCCGGACACGGCAGTGGGGACCCTTTGCGAAGTCCACCCACACGAAGGAAGCCCTATTCCTGCGGAAGTTGTCGGATTCAGAGATAACAAGACCCTCCTCATGCCTCTCGGTGAACTGCGGGGGGTAGGGCTGGGGAGTCTTATTTCTGTGCGCCGGAAAAAGGCGACACTAAAGGTAGGTCCGGGACTGCTTGGACGAGTGGTGAACGGGCTTGGTGCCCCCATTGATGAGCGGGGACCAGTCATAGCCAACGAGGAGTACCCGATTTACGCCACACCGGTCAATCCGATGAAGCGTGCCCCCATCAGAAAACCTCTGGATCTCGGCATCCGCGCAATCAACGGCCTGCTTACCTGCGGAGAGGGGCAGCGTGTCGGGATCATGGCAGGCTCCGGAGTGGGTAAGTCGACGCTTCTCGGCATGATAGCGCGTTATACAGAGGCCGACGTCAATGTCATCGCCCTTATCGGCGAACGTGGCCGGGAACTTCGCGAATTCATAGAGAAGGACCTGCAGGAGGAGGGGCTCAAGAAATCGGTCGTGGTCGTGGCAACTTCGGACCAGCCTCCCCTCGTCAGAATGAGAGGCGCGTTCATCGCCACTACCATTGCGGAGTACTTTCAGGCACAGGGAAAGAAGGTCCTGCTAATGATGGACTCGGCTACCCGTTTCGCAATGGCCATGAGAGAGGTTGGGCTCGCCATAGGTGAGCCTCCTACTACAAAAGGATACACACCATCGGTTTTCGCGGCTCTCCCGAAGCTGCTGGAGCGGTCCGGAAACTTTCGTGAGGGGAGCATTACGGGTCTTTACACCGTGCTCGTGGAGGGGGACGACTTCAACGAGCCGATCTCCGATGCCATGAGAAGCATTCTGGACGGCCACATCCTGCTGTCCCGGGACCTGGCTGAGCGGAACATTTATCCACCGATTGACGTGCTTGCAAGTGCCAGCCGAGTCATGATGGATGTAACGGAAAAGGGCCAGCAGGAACTTGTCGGAAAGTTCAAGGAGCTGATGGCGACCTACCGCCAGTCGGAAGACCTTATCAACATCGGTGCCTACAAGCCTGGAAGCAATCCAAAGATAGATGAGGCCATAGGGAAGATGGAAGAGATGATGGCCTATCAGAGGCAGGGAGTGCACGATGCGGTCAGTTTCGATCAGGCTGTGGCGGGACTGGAATCAGTCTTCGGACGACAGTAA